The following are encoded together in the Daucus carota subsp. sativus chromosome 5, DH1 v3.0, whole genome shotgun sequence genome:
- the LOC108222792 gene encoding pentatricopeptide repeat-containing protein At4g21705, mitochondrial-like, translating to MKSKISSNGSNGLFQKISTFRDPKASIVPVLDQYIREGNKVKAADLQRFVRELRSRKRYLHALQLSEWVNTNNYCRDSSGNHAVQLDLIGAVRGIDAAENYFSNLTDKEKDERTYGALLNCYTREGVVDKSLSLMQTMKEIGFVTSPLAYNNLMCLYSRTDQPEKVLDLLSEMKKNGIPPNNFSYRICINTCGDQLDFNSMEKLLEEMESQPQITMDWSTYSTAVNHYINGDHKDKALVVLKKLEKINKDAIGYSHLISHYAKLGSKDQVMRLWGLQKVICKKQVNRDYITMLGMLVRLGEFEECTKVLKEWESSCRTFDFRVPNVLFIGLCSKGLTEKAETLLKNMIGTGKTTIPNSWAIISFGYLQMINLEKAFECMKEALAVSQESPGWKPKPVLISSLLQWLGEEGKITDVEAFVSSLRSVIPVNREMYHALIKANIRGGEGVDEIIERMKSDKIDADEDTMRILNSQTDGSE from the exons ATGAAATCAAAAATAAGCTCAAATGGAAGCAATGGCCTGTTTCAAAAGATAAGTACTTTTCGGGACCCGAAAGCTAGTATTGTTCCCGTGCTTGATCAGTACATCAGGGAGGGAAATAAGGTCAAGGCAGCTGATTTGCAGCGGTTTGTTCGGGAATTACGGTCTCGAAAACGATACTTACATGCCCTCCAG CTTTCTGAGTGGGTGAACACCAACAATTACTGCCGAGATTCTTCTGGAAATCATGCCGTGCAGTTGGATCTAATTGGCGCGGTTCGGGGAATTGATGCGGCCGAAAACTACTTCAGCAACTTGACTgataaagaaaaagatgaaagGACATATGGTGCTCTACTTAATTGTTATACTCGAGAAGGCGTTGTTGACAAATCTCTTTCGCTTATGCAGACAATGAAGGAGATTGGTTTCGTAACTTCACCTCTTGCTTACAATAATCTCATGTGTCTATATTCCCGCACTGATCAACCTGAGAAAGTTCTGGATCTTCTGtcagagatgaagaaaaatggcATCCCTCCTAATAACTTTAGCTACAGAATCTGCATTAATACTTGCGGAGATCAATTGGATTTCAACAGTATGGAAAAGCTTTTGGAAGAAATGGAGAGCCAACCACAGATCACTATGGACTGGAGCACGTATTCTACAGCAGTCAATCATTACATCAATGGGGATCATAAGGATAAAGCACTTGTTGTCTTGAAGAAACTGGAGAAGATAAATAAAGATGCTATCGGATATAGTCATTTGATCTCGCACTATGCGAAGCTTGGAAGCAAGGATCAGGTCATGAGACTCTGGGGCCTTCAAAAAGTTATTTGCAAGAAACAAGTTAACAGAGACTATATAACAATGCTAGGTATGTTGGTGAGACTTGGGGAGTTCGAGGAATGCACAAAAGTGCTCAAGGAATGGGAATCATCATGCCGGACTTTTGATTTTCGTGTTCCAAATGTTCTCTTTATAGGGTTATGTTCAAAGGGATTGACAGAGAAAGCTGAAACTCTGCTGAAGAACATGATTGGCACCGGCAAGACAACAATCCCAAACTCTTGGGCTATCATTTCTTTTGGGTACTTGCAGATGATAAATCTGGAGAAAGCTTTTGAGTGCATGAAGGAAGCTCTGGCAGTATCACAAGAGAGTCCAGGTTGGAAACCAAAACCCGTGTTGATTTCAAGCTTATTGCAGTGGCTTGGCGAGGAGGGCAAGATCACAGATGTTGAAGCTTTTGTCAGCTCTTTGAGGTCTGTTATTCCTGTTAATAGAGAAATGTACCATGCTCTGATTAAGGCAAATATAAGAGGTGGTGAAGGAGTCGATGAAATTATAGAAAGGATGAAGTCTGATAAAATCGACGCTGATGAAGATACCATGAGAATTCTTAATTCTCAAACAGACGGAAGTGAATGA